From a region of the Rhipicephalus microplus isolate Deutch F79 chromosome X, USDA_Rmic, whole genome shotgun sequence genome:
- the LOC142776737 gene encoding uncharacterized protein LOC142776737, with the protein MSVFLILVFALADGKRVTLRFMAGNRENDPPPAQPPTPSPACDGDVDSDGALAAFPAAAASAEDVEELWSARKTRFFIAKYSEMKDLVGKTRALRTRRLLWKKLAEAINTEFLCNVTATQVENKWKSLDRAYKKSKKDNNSSGHHRVNCEYEEELAEVLEKEHSVNPRLLLEPGKTILPSASPDTSITEAPQDAAVPVECNTASKVRSSTTPKRKRQSRSQVTPLLEALEKMQASRAKQEEAAVKQLEERKKWEEAKAKRHDERMQRFDRLIDVLSNKDGLLYGQ; encoded by the exons atgtcggtatttttaatcttggttttcgcccttgcagacggcaagcgcgttacgttgcggttcatggcagggaatcgtgaaaatgacccccctccggcacaaccgccgacgccttctcctgcctgcgacggcgacgttgacagcgatggggctttagccgcatttccagcagcagccgcgtcggctgaagatgtggaagagctttggagcgcccgaaaaacaaggttcttcatcgccaaatactcggaaatgaaggacttggtgggaaaaaccagggcacttcg cacaagaaggcttctgtggaagaagttggctgaggccatcaatacggagttcttgtgcaacgtgactgccacacaagtggaaaacaaatggaagtcgctggacagagcatataaaaagtcaaaaaaagacaacaattcttcaggtcaccaccgtgtgaactgtgaatatgaaga agagctggcagaagtcttggaaaaagaacatagtgtaaatccaaggctgctcttggagcctggaaaaacaatcctgcctagtgcaagtccaga caccagcatcactgaagcacctcaagatgcagcagtcccagtcgagtgcaacacagcatccaaagttcggagcagcacaacgccaaaaaggaagcgccagagtaggtcccaagtcacgccgctcttggaggcattagaaaaaatgcaagcttcgagagctaagcaagaggaggcagcagtgaaacaactggaggaaagaaaaaaatgggaagaggcaaaggcaaagcggcatgatgagcgcatgcagcgattcgatcggttgatcgacgtactctcaaataaggacgggttattatatgggcaataa